In Leishmania donovani BPK282A1 complete genome, chromosome 35, the following are encoded in one genomic region:
- a CDS encoding amino acid permease, putative yields the protein MKFWDHVSGRGVVGAALNLSVTTIGAGVLVIPSTFQDGGICFVVGMLVLVGVMTVLSIDYLIRCIDCLHLKSYEDISRELLGRWFEEAVRWILIFYNIGMAAGYIVVIGEIFTPILPLLQPYLPFLTDSSHVMIMAWAFVMLPLSCIPKITKMNYICFVAITATFLISAIIVYRYLVPYDGKHNHAKVTYLSVSERALLAMPVMMFSFDCQSLVFQIYNNLRTVTRANMMRVASLSVSITGLVYLVVGLFGYLTHTPNITGNILANYDPFKDHLFAFGEAVYSFTVMAAYVLVLFPCRDAVFIFLYGHNTATHELAHAAITTRQNLVTSILLSALSIFLAMQVTGIVVVIALLGGLCSSTICFSYPAAFRIMLHIRGLDRCKPMELVTAISMLVFGVLGGSLGTFIAIRV from the coding sequence ATGAAGTTTTGGGATCACGTTTCTGGCCGTGGTGTGGTGGGGGCAGCGCTTAACTTGTCGGTTACCACCATCGGCGCCGGGGTGCTCGTCATCCCATCGACTTTCCAGGACGGAGGAATTTGCTTTGTGGTGGGCATGCTCGTCCTCGTTGGAGTTATGACGGTGCTCTCCATTGACTACTTGATCCGGTGCATTGATTGTCTTCACCTCAAGTCGTACGAAGACATCTCACGCGAGCTACTGGGCCGGTGGTTCGAGGAGGCAGTGCGGTGGATTCTCATATTTTACAACATCGGCATGGCGGCTGGCTACATCGTCGTCATTGGTGAGATCTTCACCCCAATACTGCCGCTCCTTCAGCCGTATCTGCCCTTCCTGACAGACAGCTCGCACGTGATGATCATGGCGTGGGCTTTCGTaatgctgccgctgtcctGTATCCCGAAAATCACAAAGATGAACTACATCTGCTTCGTCGCCATCACGGCCACCTTTCTCATCTCGGCAATTATCGTGTACCGCTACCTTGTCCCCTACGACGGGAAGCACAACCATGCCAAGGTCACGTATCTGTCAGTGAGTGAGCGCGCGCTCTTGGCTATGCCGGTGATGATGTTCTCGTTTGACTGCCAGTCCCTCGTGTTTCAGATCTACAACAATCTGAGAACGGTCACGCGCGCAAATATGATGAGGGTGGCGTCGCTGAGCGTCAGCATCACTGGCTTGGTGTACCTAGTCGTTGGGCTGTTTGGCTACCTCACCCACACCCCCAACATCACCGGCAACATCCTCGCAAACTACGATCCTTTCAAGGATCACCTCTTCGCATTCGGCGAGGCGGTGTACTCCTTTACAGTGATGGCCGCCTATGTCCTCGTTTTGTTCCCCTGTCGCGATGCCGTGTTCATTTTCTTGTATGGCCACAACACGGCGACGCACGAGCTGGCGCATGCGGCCATCACCACGCGTCAGAATTTAGTTACTAGCATCCTACTATCGGCCTTGAGCATCTTTCTGGCCATGCAAGTCACAGGtatcgtcgtcgtcatcgcgcTTCTCGGAGgtctctgcagcagcacgatcTGCTTCTCCTACCCGGCAGCGTTTCGCATCATGCTCCACATCAGGGGCCTGGACCGCTGCAAGCCGATGGAGCTTGTCACCGCCATCAGCATGCTCGTCTTTGGCGTGTTGGGCGGTAGTCTCGGCACTTTCATCGCCATTCGGGTATGA
- a CDS encoding protein kinase, putative gives MQKYQILGKKGEGTFSEVLRAQDIKTQQYVAIKCMKKAFKSKEQVNRLREIQAVRRLQPHPNIVDLVEVLFDRSTGRLALVLELMDMSLYELIKGRKQYLGEEKVRSYMYQLLKGLDHAHRIGVFHRDIKPENLLIDAEGHLKIADFGSCKGVYSKLPLTEYISTRWYRAPECLLTDGYYNYKMDLWSAGCVFFEIIALFPLFPGSNELDQVHRIHNVLGTPPTEILDRLKKFGTHMDYDFPKKQGTGLAKLLPHVSADALDLMKKLLTYDEEQRCTAKEALRHAYFSKLREADKKSHRPKHSASISRPTTVTDDAHASMGLGSSPRKTTNGMPSLNGTLTASRKLPVIDGKSPTKSSTLVSNQSTLHQVHGAVATSASGEDLVARSLPKLI, from the coding sequence ATGCAGAAGTATCAAATCTTAGGCAAGAAGGGTGAGGGCACCTTCAGCGAGGTGCTTCGTGCGCAGGACATCAAGACGCAGCAATATGTAGCAATTAAGTGCATGAAGAAGGCTTTCAAGTCCAAGGAGCAGGTGAACCGGCTGCGTGAGATTCAAGCGGTCCGGCGCCTACAGCCGCACCCGAACATTGTTGACCTGGTGGAGGTGCTCTTTGACCGTAGCACTGGCCGCCTCGCGCTTGTCTTGGAGTTGATGGATATGAGTCTCTACGAGCTCATCAAAGGGAGGAAGCAGTACCTGGgcgaggagaaggtgcggTCGTACATGTATCAGCTGCTGAAGGGGCTCGACCACGCTCACCGCATCGGTGTCTTCCACCGCGATATTAAGCCGGAGAACCTTCTCATCGACGCCGAGGGTCATCTCAAGATTGCCGACTTCGGCTCGTGCAAAGGCGTCTACTCGAAGTTGCCGCTCACAGAGTACATCTCCACGCGGTGGTACCGCGCCCCCGAGTGTCTGCTGACAGATGGTTACTACAACTACAAGATGGACTTGTGGAGCGCGGGGTGCGTCTTCTTCGAGATCatcgccctcttccccctctttcctgGCAGCAACGAGCTGGACCAGGTCCACCGCATTCACAATGTCTTGGGCACTCCACCGACCGAGATTCTCGACCGCTTGAAAAAGTTCGGCACGCATATGGACTACGACTTCCCCAAAAAGCAAGGCACCGGActcgcgaagctgctgccacACGTCTCCGCGGATGCCTTAGACTTGATGAAGAAGCTGCTCACATAtgacgaggagcagcgctgcacggcgAAGGAGGCACTACGGCACGCGTACTTTAGCAAGCTGCGCGAAGCTGACAAGAAGAGCCACCGCCCTAagcacagcgccagcatCAGCAGACCGACTACTGTCACGGACGATGCGCACGCCTCGATGGGTCTCGGCAGCAGCCCTCGCAAAACCACCAACGGGATGCCCTCGCTGAACGGCACGCTGACGGCAAGCCGCAAGCTACCGGTGATTGACGGGAAGTCGCCGACGAAGTCCAGCACGCTGGTCTCCAACCAAAGCACGCTGCACCAAGTGCACGGAGCGGTGGCGACGTCCGCCTCGGGTGAGGATCTGGTCGCGCGAAGCCTACCAAAGCTGATATAG